Proteins co-encoded in one Streptomyces sp. NBC_01237 genomic window:
- a CDS encoding extracellular solute-binding protein translates to MTAATVIDVWVADLTFPGYMDRLHRLAAEFEKAHPEYRINLEGRDFRTLSEEIAEAAEQGRPPAVAEYYFAVTQAARDSRTRDGRPLFTSVEKAVAGRTEILGEPVVLDDILPAVREYYSVDGDLTSMPAVVTAMLIYGNRDLLRAAGVESLPRTWEEIEAACEAVAALENGPSHGVTWSNHGLFFQQALAVQGGQLADNDNGRSGRAGRLDLSSAEMLGWVEWWQRLHSRGHYLYTGKIPDWEANMKAFANQDVALRITSSNDLNYMAQAAQNAGFEMSVGRYPGREDQPYGGNIIAGTSLWLANGLDEVTQDGALAFMQFMNSPRNAADRHIASSFVPVTRSSYRLLQDEGWFEANPFHHLASAQLNTFAEGQGEGVPPCRGALFGDFAGAQDVMTRAMGDVLLDGVDPVLRFGQATEEAQRLLDDYDKDRAENGVRSPQSLRVEYFTGMEVYTGAQLENAVRGSSG, encoded by the coding sequence ATGACCGCCGCAACCGTGATCGACGTCTGGGTGGCCGACCTGACGTTCCCCGGCTACATGGACCGGCTGCACAGGCTGGCCGCCGAGTTCGAGAAGGCGCACCCCGAGTACCGGATCAACCTGGAGGGACGCGACTTCCGTACGCTCTCCGAGGAGATAGCGGAGGCGGCCGAGCAGGGCCGGCCGCCGGCGGTCGCCGAGTACTACTTCGCCGTCACCCAGGCCGCCCGTGACTCACGGACCCGTGACGGCAGGCCGCTGTTCACGTCGGTGGAGAAGGCCGTCGCCGGGCGCACCGAGATCCTCGGCGAGCCCGTCGTCCTCGACGACATCCTGCCGGCCGTGCGGGAGTACTACTCGGTCGACGGCGACCTGACGTCGATGCCCGCCGTGGTGACGGCCATGCTGATCTACGGCAACCGCGACCTTCTGCGGGCCGCCGGTGTCGAGAGCCTGCCGCGGACGTGGGAGGAGATCGAGGCCGCGTGCGAGGCGGTGGCAGCCCTGGAGAACGGGCCGTCGCACGGGGTGACATGGTCGAACCACGGTCTGTTCTTCCAGCAGGCGCTGGCCGTCCAGGGCGGACAGCTGGCCGACAACGACAACGGCCGCTCCGGCCGGGCCGGCCGGCTGGACCTCTCCTCGGCGGAGATGCTCGGCTGGGTGGAGTGGTGGCAGCGTCTGCACAGCCGGGGGCACTACCTCTACACGGGCAAGATCCCGGACTGGGAAGCCAACATGAAGGCGTTCGCGAACCAGGACGTCGCGTTGCGCATCACCTCCTCCAACGACCTGAACTACATGGCGCAGGCCGCGCAGAACGCGGGCTTCGAGATGTCGGTCGGCCGCTACCCCGGCCGGGAGGACCAGCCGTACGGCGGGAACATCATCGCCGGTACGTCGCTGTGGCTGGCCAACGGCCTGGACGAAGTGACACAGGACGGTGCGCTGGCGTTCATGCAGTTCATGAACAGTCCGCGCAACGCCGCCGACCGCCACATCGCGAGCAGCTTCGTACCGGTCACTCGCTCCTCCTACCGGCTGTTGCAGGACGAGGGCTGGTTCGAGGCCAACCCCTTCCACCACCTGGCGAGCGCCCAGCTCAACACCTTCGCGGAGGGCCAGGGCGAGGGCGTCCCGCCGTGCCGCGGTGCGCTGTTCGGTGACTTCGCCGGGGCGCAGGACGTGATGACGCGGGCGATGGGAGACGTGCTGCTGGACGGCGTGGACCCGGTTCTGCGCTTCGGGCAGGCGACCGAGGAGGCGCAGCGGCTGCTGGACGACTACGACAAGGACCGGGCCGAGAACGGGGTCCGCAGCCCGCAGAGTCTGCGCGTGGAGTACTTCACCGGCATGGAGGTCTACACCGGGGCGCAGCTGGAGAACGCCGTGCGGGGCAGCTCCGGCTGA
- a CDS encoding DUF6052 family protein, with protein MTNESSQLTAEPPTDEILTPWQPTAEYLTAEQELHLMESYRTLGYLADNCRVPAVLAAVRASLAELRIALDGQAVEFDYYRNTDRVLGV; from the coding sequence ATGACGAACGAGTCCTCACAGCTCACGGCTGAACCCCCGACGGACGAGATCCTGACGCCGTGGCAGCCCACGGCCGAGTACCTGACCGCCGAGCAGGAGCTCCACCTCATGGAGAGCTACCGCACGCTGGGCTACCTCGCCGACAACTGCCGGGTCCCGGCCGTGCTCGCCGCCGTACGGGCCTCGCTCGCCGAGCTCCGGATCGCCCTCGACGGACAGGCCGTGGAATTCGACTACTACCGCAACACCGACCGGGTGCTCGGCGTGTGA
- a CDS encoding phenylacetate--CoA ligase family protein, translating into MTYWNSRAETMPRPQLEAWQWRRLRQALDHAKRNSPFWNGRIPDGIDSPQDYAARMPLLYKKDLLAAEAVAPPYGTWPSLDPSRGVRHHQTSGTSGNPPIRTFDTERDWAWCVDTFCTALHANGVRPHHRGLVAFGYGLFAGFWGMHYALERMGCTVVPAGGLDSKTVVRLLVDYRIEVLGLTPSYAMRLIETARDMGIDLARDANVQVMLAGAEPRSDFTTRTIEEAFGARVFNAAGTTEFGGVFMFECPQRRGACHIIEPSCYDEVLHPETLQPVGYGEEGVRVTTGLAREGIQLFRHWTEDVVVKRPYGECGCGRTWDFYDGGILRRVDDMRKIRGVSITPVMIEDVVRGFAEVNEFHSAIRTVRGLDTIHVKIDAGGLGAEAAQLLCARITEEFKREIGIRPQVELAPAGSLPRTNWKAARLHDERVLTAHG; encoded by the coding sequence GTGACGTACTGGAACAGTAGGGCGGAGACCATGCCCCGCCCGCAACTAGAGGCATGGCAATGGCGCAGGCTCCGGCAGGCACTCGACCACGCCAAGCGGAACTCACCGTTCTGGAACGGACGTATACCCGACGGCATCGATTCCCCGCAGGACTACGCGGCGCGGATGCCGCTGCTGTACAAGAAGGACCTGCTGGCCGCCGAGGCGGTCGCGCCCCCGTACGGCACCTGGCCCTCGCTGGACCCCTCACGCGGAGTGCGCCACCACCAGACCAGCGGCACCAGCGGCAACCCGCCCATCCGCACGTTCGACACCGAACGCGACTGGGCCTGGTGCGTGGACACCTTCTGCACCGCGCTGCACGCCAACGGGGTGCGCCCGCACCACAGGGGACTGGTGGCCTTCGGCTACGGCCTCTTCGCCGGGTTCTGGGGGATGCACTACGCGCTGGAGCGCATGGGCTGCACCGTCGTTCCCGCCGGCGGCCTCGATTCGAAAACCGTCGTGCGCCTGCTGGTCGACTACCGGATCGAAGTGCTCGGCCTCACCCCGAGCTATGCGATGCGGCTGATCGAGACCGCCCGCGACATGGGCATCGACCTCGCCCGCGACGCGAACGTCCAGGTGATGCTCGCCGGCGCCGAACCGCGCTCCGACTTCACCACCCGGACCATCGAGGAGGCGTTCGGCGCCCGCGTCTTCAACGCGGCCGGCACCACCGAGTTCGGCGGCGTCTTCATGTTCGAGTGCCCGCAGCGGCGCGGAGCCTGCCACATCATCGAGCCCTCCTGCTACGACGAGGTGCTGCACCCCGAGACCCTCCAGCCGGTCGGCTACGGCGAGGAGGGCGTCCGGGTGACCACCGGCCTGGCCCGTGAGGGCATCCAGCTCTTCCGGCACTGGACCGAGGACGTGGTCGTCAAGCGGCCGTACGGCGAGTGCGGCTGCGGCAGGACCTGGGACTTCTACGACGGCGGCATCCTGCGGCGCGTCGACGACATGCGCAAGATCCGGGGCGTCTCCATCACCCCCGTCATGATCGAGGACGTCGTACGCGGCTTCGCCGAGGTCAACGAGTTCCACTCGGCCATCCGGACCGTGCGCGGCCTCGACACCATCCACGTCAAGATCGACGCGGGAGGGCTCGGAGCGGAGGCCGCGCAGCTGCTGTGCGCGCGCATCACCGAGGAGTTCAAGCGCGAGATCGGCATCCGGCCCCAGGTGGAGCTCGCCCCGGCGGGCAGCCTGCCCCGAACGAACTGGAAGGCGGCACGACTTCATGACGAACGAGTCCTCACAGCTCACGGCTGA
- a CDS encoding anthranilate synthase component II — protein sequence MKLHVAGPTGAPDTERPRVLVVDAFDSFVDILRQYLMSAGAVPIMVRSDKLRLEEVPLLRPDGILLGPGPGHPDVSGHVEIVRSFAGRLPLFGVCLGQQAIARAYGASVLPADHLMHGKTSRIRHDGRGLFAGMPDGFLATRYHSLVVPETTVPSCLEVTARSADDGYVMGLRHRDLPIESVQFHPESFRTEHGMRIVMNFLSAVRAFTAVLPDVEAA from the coding sequence GTGAAACTGCATGTGGCAGGCCCGACCGGTGCGCCGGACACCGAGCGCCCGCGGGTGCTGGTGGTCGACGCGTTCGACAGCTTCGTCGACATCCTGCGGCAGTACCTCATGTCGGCCGGCGCGGTTCCGATCATGGTCCGCTCCGACAAGCTCCGGCTGGAGGAGGTGCCGCTGCTGCGCCCCGACGGCATTCTGCTGGGCCCGGGACCGGGGCACCCGGACGTGTCCGGACACGTCGAGATCGTCCGCTCGTTCGCCGGGAGGCTCCCCCTGTTCGGGGTGTGTCTGGGCCAGCAGGCCATCGCCCGCGCCTACGGGGCGAGCGTGCTGCCGGCCGACCATCTGATGCACGGCAAGACCAGCCGGATCCGGCACGACGGGCGTGGGCTGTTCGCCGGGATGCCCGACGGCTTCCTGGCCACCCGCTACCACTCCCTCGTCGTCCCCGAGACGACCGTGCCGTCCTGCCTGGAGGTGACGGCCCGGTCCGCGGACGACGGTTATGTGATGGGCCTGCGGCACCGGGACCTGCCGATCGAGTCGGTCCAGTTCCACCCGGAGAGCTTCCGCACCGAGCACGGCATGCGCATCGTCATGAACTTCCTCTCCGCGGTGCGCGCCTTCACGGCGGTTCTGCCCGACGTCGAGGCGGCGTGA
- a CDS encoding anthranilate synthase component I family protein, which translates to MTLQAPAVGVGVTTRTRRLPPLDLLNAYRNLCGRFGADEAYLLESAAGPLRDRKYQFTGFGALLSLSVTGDAVRIEGRPALARLLRERAGPLLTDVPGQGLRLRGTDDLWALLRAAQGMFDAQGSAERFRFGFLAYFGYDTARYVEELPYLIERNSALPDIHLVLHQGCVTTDLTDGGTELLLHESEHWPPLDVEEIAALLVREPAAGSPCFDDADPPPATVTDDSDPELFRADVERCLEHIAVGDIYQVQIGHELTMRSEAAPLDVYRRLRQRNASPYMYMANVGGHCTIGASPELFVRIEGGKVVMRPIAGTLPRTGTDDEAAARTLAQDPKEIAEHTMLVDLCRNDIGRICEADTLNVPDQLVVERYSHVLHLVSTVEARVEAGEDSFDAIAALFPAGTMTGTPKIRAMEIIESVERSRRGLYAGALGLMDIGGYTNLALCIRTLFHHDGAYRTRASAGIVADSRPESEWRETLAKMSAAYWAVTGKELL; encoded by the coding sequence ATGACCCTTCAAGCACCGGCGGTGGGCGTCGGCGTGACCACGCGTACGCGCCGCCTGCCTCCTCTCGACCTGCTGAACGCGTACCGCAACCTCTGCGGGCGCTTCGGCGCCGACGAGGCGTACCTCCTGGAATCCGCGGCCGGACCGCTGCGCGACCGCAAGTACCAGTTCACCGGGTTCGGCGCCCTGCTGTCCCTCTCGGTCACCGGGGACGCCGTGCGGATCGAGGGCCGGCCCGCGCTTGCCCGGCTGCTGCGGGAACGGGCCGGGCCGCTGCTCACCGACGTTCCCGGCCAGGGGCTGAGGCTGCGCGGTACGGACGACCTGTGGGCGCTTCTGCGCGCCGCCCAGGGCATGTTCGACGCCCAGGGATCGGCCGAGCGCTTCCGTTTCGGGTTCCTCGCCTACTTCGGCTACGACACCGCCCGCTACGTCGAGGAACTGCCGTACCTCATCGAGCGGAACTCCGCCCTGCCGGACATCCACCTGGTCCTCCACCAGGGCTGCGTGACCACGGACCTCACCGACGGCGGCACCGAACTGCTCCTGCACGAGTCCGAGCACTGGCCGCCCCTGGACGTGGAGGAGATCGCCGCGCTGCTGGTCCGTGAACCCGCCGCCGGGTCGCCGTGCTTCGACGACGCGGACCCGCCCCCCGCGACGGTCACCGACGACAGCGACCCCGAACTGTTCCGGGCCGATGTGGAGCGGTGCCTGGAGCACATCGCGGTCGGTGACATCTACCAGGTGCAGATCGGGCACGAGCTGACGATGCGTTCCGAGGCGGCCCCCCTCGACGTCTACCGCAGGCTGCGGCAGCGCAACGCGTCCCCGTACATGTATATGGCGAACGTCGGCGGACACTGCACCATCGGCGCCAGCCCCGAACTGTTCGTCCGCATCGAGGGCGGCAAGGTCGTGATGCGGCCCATCGCCGGGACGCTGCCGCGCACCGGTACGGACGACGAGGCCGCCGCCCGGACGCTGGCCCAGGACCCCAAGGAGATCGCCGAGCACACCATGCTCGTGGACCTCTGCCGCAACGACATCGGCCGGATCTGCGAGGCCGACACCCTCAACGTGCCCGACCAACTGGTCGTCGAGCGGTACTCGCACGTACTGCACCTCGTCTCCACCGTCGAGGCACGGGTCGAGGCGGGCGAGGACAGCTTCGACGCCATCGCCGCCCTCTTCCCCGCGGGCACGATGACGGGCACCCCCAAGATCCGTGCCATGGAGATCATCGAGTCCGTCGAGCGCAGCCGCCGCGGCCTGTACGCCGGCGCCCTCGGCCTGATGGACATCGGCGGCTACACCAACCTGGCCCTGTGCATCCGCACCCTGTTCCACCACGACGGCGCCTACCGCACCAGGGCCTCGGCGGGCATCGTCGCCGACTCCCGCCCGGAGAGCGAATGGCGCGAGACGCTGGCCAAGATGAGCGCCGCCTACTGGGCGGTCACCGGAAAGGAGTTGCTGTGA
- a CDS encoding phenylacetate--CoA ligase family protein, whose protein sequence is MSAPTLPCAPADADLQDFLTDYRRVSRAFHDASLSPRELADWRARRLTTVLHHVTERSPFYRRHLAGTDITAVTPDTLNTLPFTTKDDLRREMYDVLSGPLSAASIYYETNGTTGAATPCPRGAVDIATSNASVEESWRRLFRAHFGDRMPVVGLMGPSELYAFGDVFTDVAASLGACHVKIWPESPRVGFRKALRLIEELGVEVIVCAPALCLSLAKAARHYGYDLADLPVKLFLVLGEICTPEFAANVSSVWPHAVVRPALYGSQEALCIATGADTGALHLATPNYLAELVDPDTGAPRGEFGEGELVLTMLVDGIKPLIRYRTGDLVRITPAPPGAALPGPVVEVVGRAADRIPLGDVLLHPAELEAAVLGDVRGCLGYQVVVDGGPEGDRITVRMDLLPGAADPAAAVAARLRERTGAHADIAVDADLDPVTHTGSFVSWKAARVLDHRSGLDGAVRAAREVAHRYAITT, encoded by the coding sequence GTGAGCGCGCCGACCCTGCCCTGCGCCCCGGCCGACGCGGACCTCCAGGACTTCCTCACCGACTACCGCCGCGTCAGCCGGGCCTTCCACGACGCCTCCCTGTCACCGCGGGAGCTGGCCGACTGGCGCGCCCGGCGGCTGACCACCGTGCTCCACCACGTCACCGAACGCTCTCCGTTCTACCGGCGCCACCTGGCCGGGACCGACATCACGGCCGTGACCCCCGATACGTTGAACACGCTCCCTTTCACCACCAAGGACGACCTGCGGCGCGAGATGTACGACGTGCTCAGCGGTCCCCTCTCCGCGGCGAGCATCTATTACGAGACCAACGGCACCACCGGGGCCGCCACTCCGTGCCCGCGCGGCGCGGTCGACATCGCCACCTCCAACGCCTCTGTCGAGGAGTCCTGGCGGCGCCTGTTCCGCGCGCACTTCGGCGACCGCATGCCCGTGGTGGGACTCATGGGGCCCTCGGAGCTGTACGCCTTCGGTGATGTGTTCACCGACGTCGCCGCCTCGCTCGGCGCCTGTCACGTCAAGATCTGGCCGGAGTCCCCCCGGGTCGGTTTCCGCAAGGCCCTGCGTCTCATCGAGGAGCTCGGGGTCGAGGTCATCGTCTGTGCGCCGGCCCTCTGCCTCAGCCTGGCCAAGGCGGCCCGGCACTACGGGTACGACCTGGCGGACCTCCCCGTCAAGCTGTTCCTGGTCCTCGGCGAGATCTGCACCCCCGAGTTCGCCGCCAACGTCTCCTCGGTCTGGCCGCACGCCGTCGTCCGCCCCGCCCTGTACGGCTCCCAGGAAGCCCTCTGCATCGCGACCGGTGCCGACACCGGCGCCCTCCACCTGGCCACGCCCAACTACCTGGCGGAGCTGGTCGATCCCGACACCGGCGCCCCGCGCGGCGAGTTCGGCGAGGGCGAGCTGGTCCTGACCATGCTCGTCGACGGCATCAAGCCGCTGATCCGCTACCGGACCGGCGACCTCGTCCGCATCACCCCCGCACCGCCCGGAGCGGCACTGCCCGGCCCGGTGGTCGAGGTCGTCGGGCGCGCCGCCGACCGTATCCCGCTGGGGGACGTCCTCCTGCACCCCGCGGAGCTCGAAGCCGCCGTACTGGGGGACGTACGGGGATGCCTGGGCTACCAGGTCGTCGTCGACGGCGGCCCCGAAGGCGACCGGATCACCGTGCGGATGGACCTGCTGCCCGGTGCGGCGGACCCGGCGGCCGCCGTCGCGGCCCGGCTGCGCGAACGCACGGGAGCCCATGCCGACATCGCCGTCGACGCCGACCTGGACCCGGTCACCCACACCGGCTCCTTCGTCAGCTGGAAGGCCGCCCGGGTCCTCGACCACAGGTCGGGCCTCGACGGGGCCGTGCGGGCCGCCCGCGAGGTCGCGCACCGCTACGCGATCACGACATGA
- a CDS encoding flavodoxin family protein — protein sequence MTTPLKILAINGSERDGNTSDVLRHAAAVAAARGVQWETVDLRNIQMSRCGPCGDCNDRPVPCALEDGVPGVIRKMVEADGIVFAAPVHGFGTASLMQTFIERAGVGYLRFDRPLSNKVAGIISVARRYSAGEVWAQLTVNALLNRMIVVGSGFPATVHALHRGDALKDDEGLTNVQRLIDRMTDMMELLDEHRTLTGRDNLLAAREVNERIGLALNETGPAAADEAVVDVTAVDETVRELADDVWARQ from the coding sequence GTGACCACACCACTCAAGATCCTCGCGATCAACGGATCGGAACGGGACGGCAACACCAGCGATGTCCTGCGCCACGCCGCGGCGGTCGCCGCCGCGCGGGGGGTCCAGTGGGAGACCGTCGACCTGCGGAACATCCAGATGTCGCGCTGCGGACCGTGCGGTGACTGCAACGACCGCCCGGTCCCGTGCGCCCTGGAGGACGGGGTGCCCGGCGTGATCAGGAAGATGGTCGAGGCCGACGGCATCGTCTTCGCCGCTCCCGTCCACGGCTTCGGGACGGCCAGCCTGATGCAGACCTTCATCGAGCGGGCCGGTGTCGGCTACCTGCGTTTCGACCGGCCGCTGAGCAACAAGGTCGCGGGCATCATCTCCGTGGCCCGCCGCTACAGCGCCGGCGAGGTGTGGGCCCAGCTGACGGTGAACGCGCTGCTCAACCGCATGATCGTGGTCGGGAGCGGATTCCCCGCCACGGTCCACGCGCTGCACCGGGGAGACGCGCTCAAGGACGACGAGGGGCTCACCAACGTCCAGCGCCTGATCGACCGGATGACCGACATGATGGAACTGCTCGACGAGCACCGCACCCTGACCGGACGTGACAACCTGCTCGCCGCCCGCGAGGTCAACGAGCGCATCGGGCTCGCCCTGAACGAGACGGGCCCCGCCGCCGCGGACGAGGCGGTCGTGGACGTGACGGCTGTGGATGAGACGGTCCGGGAACTCGCCGACGACGTGTGGGCCCGCCAGTGA
- a CDS encoding cytochrome P450 has product MAVPVLELTEAFGALGTAQGRQDPYPLYEAIRGHGDRAWLRKDRLVVVGYDACARALRDPLLHVQDGAAYDVARPGWRAHSSLRGFTDSMLYSNADAHSRQRGLVSFAFTPPRVRQLDAVIEEMADRLLERMALLGRDGAPVDVVAEFASRLPIAVISTMLGFPEKDQVWFRDMASAIAVSTDGNTDPGALHRADAAMDELSGYFAELVEHRRRHPADDLVTLLASVHHGDPGRLSHGELMGNMMVLLTAGFETTSFLISHGVMLALEHPAHAARLRAGEPEAAERYTEEILRYEPPVHVTSRWAVADTELLGEPVPAGTKVVLILAAANRDPGRFDRPDRFDPDRTQAQPLSFGAGGHFCLGAPLARLEAKIALPALLRRFPGIAAVEAPVYRDRWVVRGLDTFTLTVGT; this is encoded by the coding sequence ATGGCCGTGCCGGTTCTCGAACTCACGGAGGCGTTCGGCGCCCTGGGCACCGCGCAGGGCCGCCAGGACCCGTACCCGCTCTACGAGGCGATCCGGGGCCACGGCGACCGGGCCTGGCTGCGCAAGGACCGGCTCGTCGTCGTCGGCTACGACGCCTGCGCCCGTGCCCTGCGCGATCCGCTGCTCCACGTCCAGGACGGCGCCGCCTACGACGTGGCGCGGCCCGGCTGGCGCGCCCACTCCTCGCTCCGCGGTTTCACCGACTCCATGCTCTACAGCAACGCGGACGCCCACAGCCGCCAGCGGGGTCTCGTCAGCTTCGCCTTCACCCCGCCGCGGGTGCGGCAACTGGACGCCGTGATCGAGGAGATGGCGGACCGGCTGCTGGAGCGCATGGCCCTCCTCGGCCGCGACGGGGCACCGGTGGACGTCGTCGCGGAGTTCGCCTCCCGGCTGCCCATCGCCGTCATCAGCACGATGCTCGGCTTCCCCGAGAAGGACCAGGTGTGGTTCCGCGACATGGCCTCGGCCATCGCGGTCTCCACCGACGGCAACACCGATCCCGGGGCGCTGCACCGGGCGGACGCCGCGATGGACGAACTGAGCGGCTACTTCGCCGAACTCGTCGAGCACCGCCGCCGCCACCCGGCCGACGACCTGGTCACCCTCCTCGCGAGCGTGCACCACGGCGATCCCGGCCGGCTCAGCCACGGCGAGCTCATGGGCAACATGATGGTGCTGCTGACCGCGGGGTTCGAGACGACGAGCTTCCTCATCAGCCACGGTGTGATGCTCGCCCTGGAGCACCCCGCGCACGCCGCCCGGCTGCGTGCGGGCGAACCGGAGGCCGCCGAGCGGTACACCGAGGAGATCCTGCGGTACGAGCCGCCCGTGCACGTCACCAGCCGCTGGGCCGTCGCCGACACCGAACTCCTGGGCGAACCCGTCCCGGCGGGCACCAAGGTCGTGCTCATCCTGGCCGCCGCCAACCGCGACCCCGGGCGCTTCGACCGCCCGGACCGCTTCGACCCGGACCGGACCCAGGCCCAGCCGCTGAGCTTCGGCGCGGGCGGTCACTTCTGCCTGGGCGCCCCCCTCGCGCGCCTGGAGGCGAAGATCGCCCTGCCGGCCCTGCTGCGCCGCTTCCCGGGGATCGCCGCCGTCGAGGCCCCCGTCTACCGCGACCGGTGGGTCGTGCGCGGGCTGGACACCTTCACGCTCACCGTCGGCACCTGA
- a CDS encoding methyltransferase translates to MKGDADGSAAKLWSMANLGTPMAVRVAATLHLADHIQAGRHTVEDLAEAAGAHPGALDRLLRYLTVRGVLARDAEGRYTLTPLGQPLREDHPAGIRLWFDIGSGGRGELSFVELLHSIRTGEAAFPVRYGRTYWEDLAADTDRAEAFNRLLGEDVAVRAPAIVDGFDWSSLGHVIDVGGGDGSLLSALLTAHPDLHGSVVDLADATRAAAKSFAAAGLAQRATAVTGSFFDPLPAGAGGYLLSLILHDWDDDDSVAILRRCAEAAGAGGSVFVIESIGSDGDTPRTGMDLRMLAVYGAQERSVEEFAVLASAAGLKVTAVHPAGPSAIIQLDAA, encoded by the coding sequence GTGAAGGGCGACGCGGACGGCTCTGCCGCCAAGCTGTGGTCGATGGCCAACCTGGGCACCCCGATGGCCGTGCGGGTGGCGGCGACGCTGCACCTCGCCGACCACATCCAGGCCGGACGGCACACCGTGGAGGACCTGGCCGAAGCGGCCGGCGCCCACCCCGGCGCGCTCGACCGCCTCCTGCGCTACCTCACGGTGCGCGGCGTGCTCGCGCGGGACGCAGAGGGCCGTTACACCCTCACCCCGCTCGGGCAGCCGCTGCGCGAGGACCACCCGGCCGGTATCCGGCTCTGGTTCGACATCGGCAGCGGGGGCCGCGGCGAACTGTCCTTCGTCGAGCTGCTGCACAGCATCCGCACCGGTGAGGCCGCCTTCCCCGTCCGCTACGGCCGGACCTACTGGGAGGACCTCGCCGCGGACACGGACCGCGCCGAAGCCTTCAACAGACTGCTCGGCGAGGACGTCGCGGTCCGCGCGCCCGCCATCGTCGACGGGTTCGACTGGTCCTCGCTCGGCCATGTCATCGATGTCGGCGGTGGCGACGGATCGCTCCTGAGCGCACTGCTGACCGCTCACCCCGATCTGCACGGCAGCGTCGTCGACCTGGCCGACGCCACCCGCGCCGCGGCGAAGTCGTTCGCCGCGGCGGGCCTGGCCCAGCGCGCCACCGCCGTGACCGGCAGCTTCTTCGACCCGCTGCCCGCCGGAGCCGGCGGATACCTGCTCTCGCTGATCCTGCACGACTGGGACGACGACGACTCCGTGGCCATCCTGCGGCGCTGCGCCGAGGCGGCCGGCGCCGGGGGATCGGTCTTCGTCATCGAGTCGATCGGCTCCGACGGCGACACCCCCCGTACCGGAATGGATCTGCGCATGCTCGCCGTCTACGGCGCCCAGGAACGCAGCGTCGAGGAGTTCGCCGTGCTCGCCTCCGCCGCCGGGCTGAAGGTGACGGCCGTACACCCGGCCGGGCCCTCGGCGATCATCCAGCTCGACGCCGCCTGA